The Bosea sp. 685 DNA window GCGCTCGCAATAACGCTCAGGCGGCGCGCAGCTCCAGTATCACCGGCACATGGTCCGACGGCTTCTCCCAGCCGCGGACATGCTTGACGATCTGCACGCCTGCGAGCCGGTCCGCCGCCTGCGGCGAGAGCAGGAGATGGTCGATGCGGATGCCGTTGTTCCGCTGCCAGGCGCCGGCCTGATAATCCCAGAAGGTGTAGAGGCCCGGCGCATCCGTCGTCGCGCGCAGCGCCTCGGTCAGGCCGAGATTGATCAGGCCGCGAAAGGCGGTGCGCGTCGGGGGCAAGAAGAGCGCATCATTGACCCAGGCGGCCGGTTCGCGGGCGTCGCGCGGCTCGGGGATGACGTTGTAGTCGCCAGCGAAGACCAGCGGCTCCTCCTGCTCCAGCAGCGCCCGGGCATGGTTGGTGAGGCGCTTCATCCAGGCGAGCTTGTAGGGGTATTTTTCAGTGTTGGGCGGGTTGCCATTGGGCAGGTAGATGGTGGCCAAGCGAACCACGCCACTGCCCATGGGCAGGACGCCTTCGAGATAGCGCGCCTGCTCGTCGCTCGCGTCGCCCGGCAAGCCGCGCCGGACATCCTCGAGCTTGCTGCGGCTGATGATGGCGACGCCGTTGAAGGTCTTCTGGCCATGGGTCTCGACCTGCCAGCCGGCCTCTTCGATCTCGGCGCGCGGGAAATCGGCGTCGACGCATTTGATCTCCTGCAGGCAGAGCGCGTCAGGCTGCGCCTCCCCCAGGAAGTCGAGCAGATGGCCCAGCCGCTGGCGGACCGAATTGACGTTCCAG harbors:
- the xth gene encoding exodeoxyribonuclease III, which translates into the protein MRIATWNVNSVRQRLGHLLDFLGEAQPDALCLQEIKCVDADFPRAEIEEAGWQVETHGQKTFNGVAIISRSKLEDVRRGLPGDASDEQARYLEGVLPMGSGVVRLATIYLPNGNPPNTEKYPYKLAWMKRLTNHARALLEQEEPLVFAGDYNVIPEPRDAREPAAWVNDALFLPPTRTAFRGLINLGLTEALRATTDAPGLYTFWDYQAGAWQRNNGIRIDHLLLSPQAADRLAGVQIVKHVRGWEKPSDHVPVILELRAA